One window of the Dehalococcoidia bacterium genome contains the following:
- the murD gene encoding UDP-N-acetylmuramoyl-L-alanine--D-glutamate ligase, with the protein MTDPYAGATVTIVGLGREGAALTRYLASLGARVTVSDLRRPAALGAALRQVGDLPVRLVLGANRVEDALTADALFLSPGVPLTTPMVAAARAAGIPLRSEPLLVVERCPAPIIGVTGSSGKTTTTTLIGEILRRGPKRVWVGGNIGLPLISALPDIAPEDVVVMELSSFQLAIFDRSPAVAVVTVLSPDHLDRHASLEEYYEAKRNIVRYQRAGDVAILNRDDPNVVRFAEGLASEVHWFSLEQPVERGAFLADGALWLADGTTRKIVAAGELRLPGRHNISNALAAAAAARAAGAPDDAIREALRAFSGVPHRLEPVAERGGVLFVNDSIATSPARAVAALRTFDRPIIWLAGGRSKNLPFDELVAVAAQRVKRAIVFGEIGPALSAQLAAAGLAAVDERATLEEAMERAVAVAQAGDVVLLSPACASFDQFRDYEARGDAFRQLVWRLARER; encoded by the coding sequence ATGACCGACCCGTATGCAGGCGCAACGGTGACCATCGTCGGCCTCGGCCGCGAAGGCGCCGCGCTGACCCGCTACCTCGCGAGCCTCGGCGCGCGCGTGACTGTCAGCGACCTGCGCCGTCCGGCTGCGCTCGGCGCCGCTCTCCGTCAGGTCGGCGACTTGCCCGTGCGGCTGGTCCTCGGCGCGAACCGGGTCGAAGATGCGCTGACGGCGGATGCCCTGTTTCTTTCGCCGGGGGTGCCCCTCACGACGCCGATGGTGGCCGCGGCGCGGGCTGCCGGCATCCCGCTCCGGTCGGAACCGCTGCTGGTGGTGGAGCGGTGCCCCGCTCCCATCATCGGGGTGACCGGCTCGAGCGGCAAGACCACGACGACGACCTTGATCGGGGAAATTCTGCGTCGGGGGCCGAAGCGGGTCTGGGTCGGCGGCAACATCGGCCTTCCGCTCATCAGCGCCCTGCCCGACATCGCGCCGGAAGACGTGGTCGTAATGGAACTGTCCAGCTTTCAGCTCGCAATCTTTGACCGCAGCCCCGCTGTCGCGGTGGTGACGGTGCTATCGCCCGACCATCTCGACCGACACGCCTCGCTCGAGGAGTACTACGAGGCGAAGCGAAACATTGTCCGCTACCAGCGCGCCGGCGACGTGGCGATCCTCAATCGTGACGACCCAAACGTCGTCCGGTTTGCCGAGGGGCTAGCAAGCGAGGTCCACTGGTTCTCGCTGGAGCAGCCCGTGGAACGGGGCGCCTTCCTTGCCGACGGCGCGCTGTGGCTCGCCGACGGCACGACGCGGAAGATTGTCGCGGCGGGGGAGCTGCGGCTGCCTGGTCGACATAATATCTCGAATGCGCTAGCCGCGGCAGCAGCCGCGCGTGCCGCCGGAGCGCCTGACGATGCCATCCGCGAGGCGCTGCGGGCCTTCAGCGGCGTGCCGCACCGGCTCGAACCGGTCGCCGAGCGCGGCGGTGTGCTGTTCGTCAATGACAGCATCGCGACCTCGCCGGCGCGCGCCGTGGCGGCGCTTCGCACGTTCGACCGCCCGATCATCTGGCTTGCCGGGGGACGCTCGAAGAACCTTCCCTTCGACGAACTGGTCGCCGTCGCTGCCCAGCGCGTGAAGCGCGCGATCGTGTTCGGCGAAATCGGTCCGGCGCTTTCCGCTCAGCTTGCCGCTGCTGGGCTCGCCGCGGTCGATGAGCGCGCCACGCTCGAGGAGGCGATGGAGCGAGCAGTCGCTGTCGCGCAGGCGGGCGATGTCGTGCTCCTCTCTCCCGCCTGCGCCAGCTTCGACCAGTTCCGCGACTACGAAGCGCGCGGCGACGCGTTCCGACAGCTCGTCTGGCGGCTGGCGAGGGAACGATGA
- the mraY gene encoding phospho-N-acetylmuramoyl-pentapeptide-transferase has product MRADLPLHEATLLEAEQFVPVGDVTALVMAYALTVAALAFLIGLAWGRPLIRFLVRHRIGKQIRLEGPKTHSVKAGTPTMGGLLIFITVFIVTVPLNLIGRLSMLVPLGVLVASGILGAIDDLLNLAGGEKTGLTARFKFVWLLLISVTAALMLHFGLRLDKINIPFVGGYSLGLLYLPIAAFVIMGTSHAVNLTDGLDGLAGGLAAQSFAAYGVIAYLQGQSYLVTFCFTVAGAILAFLWFNAHPAQVFMGDTGSLALGGTLGVVALMTGQWLLLPVVGLPFVVTTLSVIFQVSYFKLTKGKRLFRMAPLHHHFELLGWPETRIVTRYWLVGMLCAMIGIALALTVPS; this is encoded by the coding sequence ATGCGCGCTGATCTCCCGCTCCACGAGGCGACCCTGCTCGAAGCAGAGCAGTTCGTGCCGGTCGGCGATGTTACGGCGCTCGTCATGGCCTACGCGCTGACGGTGGCGGCATTAGCATTCCTGATCGGGCTTGCGTGGGGCCGGCCGCTGATCCGGTTTTTAGTCCGCCACCGCATCGGCAAGCAGATCCGCCTCGAGGGGCCGAAGACGCACTCGGTCAAGGCCGGCACCCCCACCATGGGCGGCCTGCTGATCTTCATTACCGTCTTCATCGTGACAGTTCCGCTCAACCTCATCGGCCGACTCTCGATGCTGGTGCCGCTCGGCGTGCTCGTCGCTTCCGGCATCCTCGGAGCGATCGACGACCTGCTCAATTTGGCAGGAGGAGAGAAGACGGGGCTGACAGCGCGCTTCAAATTTGTCTGGCTGTTGCTGATTTCGGTGACGGCGGCCCTGATGCTTCACTTCGGGCTGCGGCTCGACAAGATCAACATCCCGTTTGTCGGCGGCTATTCGCTGGGGCTGCTCTATCTGCCGATAGCAGCCTTCGTGATCATGGGAACGAGCCACGCCGTCAACCTGACCGATGGGCTCGACGGGCTGGCGGGCGGCCTCGCAGCGCAATCGTTCGCTGCCTACGGGGTGATCGCGTACCTGCAGGGACAGTCCTACCTCGTCACGTTCTGCTTTACCGTTGCCGGAGCGATCTTGGCCTTTCTGTGGTTCAACGCTCATCCCGCCCAGGTGTTCATGGGGGATACCGGCTCGCTCGCGCTCGGCGGCACGCTTGGTGTTGTCGCTCTGATGACCGGGCAGTGGCTCCTGCTCCCGGTCGTTGGGCTGCCCTTCGTCGTCACCACCCTCTCGGTCATCTTCCAAGTCAGCTACTTCAAGCTGACGAAGGGCAAGCGGCTGTTCAGAATGGCGCCGCTCCACCATCACTTCGAACTGCTGGGGTGGCCGGAAACCCGAATCGTGACACGCTACTGGCTGGTTGGCATGCTGTGCGCAATGATCGGGATCGCTCTGGCGCTGACGGTGCCCTCATGA
- a CDS encoding aminotransferase class V-fold PLP-dependent enzyme, with product MNRTEDPFRAFRAQFPALEQTVYLNTASAAPGARPVADALRHALAEWEAGTFSSRAWDAAGLSTRELFAQLINAPASAVALIGSASEGAATVAASLAPGRVVVGEREFRSNLFPWLALAERGFEIATVPATNGVVPTDALLAAIDHRTVLVAVSAVQFANGYRVWLEPVAERAREVGAFFFVDATQAVGALAFDVAALRPDALVAHGYKWLLSPRGACWLYVAPERLAALRPLAPSWRTAVDPYAQLSGGPYALPADARKLDLSPAWFSFLGAKAALELLLRLPASAIEARCLALAAQFRAGAAQLGLVLAPTEAPSHLVGILAANPEALRDALARQGIQTGARGRYLRLGFHAFNDETDVERALDALRRATR from the coding sequence GTGAACCGCACAGAGGACCCATTTCGCGCCTTCCGCGCCCAATTTCCAGCGCTGGAGCAGACGGTCTACCTCAACACTGCGAGCGCCGCCCCCGGCGCGAGGCCGGTGGCCGACGCGCTCCGGCACGCCCTCGCAGAGTGGGAAGCAGGAACCTTCTCGTCGCGCGCCTGGGACGCGGCCGGACTGAGCACGCGCGAACTGTTCGCCCAGCTGATCAATGCGCCGGCATCGGCGGTCGCTCTCATCGGCTCGGCCTCGGAGGGGGCGGCGACAGTCGCCGCGTCGCTCGCCCCCGGCCGGGTGGTGGTTGGCGAACGCGAATTTCGCAGCAACCTCTTTCCTTGGCTGGCGCTCGCCGAGCGCGGTTTCGAGATCGCAACGGTGCCGGCGACCAACGGGGTGGTGCCGACCGACGCGCTTCTTGCGGCGATCGACCACCGTACTGTGCTCGTCGCTGTGAGCGCCGTCCAGTTCGCGAACGGCTACCGCGTTTGGCTTGAGCCGGTCGCAGAGCGAGCGCGCGAGGTCGGCGCGTTCTTCTTCGTCGACGCGACGCAAGCAGTCGGCGCGCTTGCGTTCGACGTCGCGGCGCTTCGGCCGGATGCGCTCGTCGCCCACGGCTACAAGTGGCTGCTCTCACCCCGCGGAGCGTGCTGGCTCTATGTTGCGCCGGAGCGTCTCGCGGCGCTGCGCCCCCTTGCGCCGAGCTGGCGCACTGCCGTCGACCCCTACGCGCAGCTGTCCGGCGGACCCTACGCGCTTCCCGCCGACGCCCGCAAGCTCGATCTCTCCCCAGCGTGGTTCTCGTTCCTCGGGGCGAAAGCGGCACTCGAGTTGTTGCTGCGCCTTCCTGCCTCCGCTATCGAGGCGCGCTGTCTCGCGCTGGCTGCCCAGTTCCGTGCCGGTGCCGCCCAGCTCGGGCTTGTCCTTGCGCCGACCGAAGCGCCGAGCCACCTCGTCGGCATCCTCGCCGCGAACCCCGAGGCGCTGCGTGACGCCCTAGCGCGCCAAGGCATTCAAACCGGCGCGCGGGGCCGCTATCTCCGGCTCGGCTTTCACGCCTTCAACGACGAAACCGATGTCGAGCGCGCCCTCGACGCCCTCCGCCGGGCAACGCGCTAG
- the rsmH gene encoding 16S rRNA (cytosine(1402)-N(4))-methyltransferase RsmH has product MSVEHQPVLLQEAIDLLNVRPGGRYLDGTAGAGGHSEAILRASAPDGRLLALDVDPNAVERVRARLASYGERAIVERANFAALRERAAHHGLLPLHGILLDLGVSSLQLADPAMGLSFQRDDPLDMRLDPTLETTAADLVNGLGERELADLLWRYGEEPASRRIARAIVRHRPIATTGQLAAVVAQAAGRPRGRIHPATRVFQALRIAVNDELGMLERALEAAIEALAPSGRLVVISFHSLEDRLVKCRFAEEAKGCRCPPRTPQCLCRQQPRLRLLTRRPVTPSATEVAHNPRARSAKLRAVERLEAA; this is encoded by the coding sequence GTGAGCGTCGAGCATCAGCCCGTGCTCCTGCAGGAGGCGATCGACCTGTTGAATGTCCGACCGGGCGGCCGCTATCTCGATGGAACCGCCGGCGCTGGCGGCCACAGCGAGGCGATCCTCCGCGCCAGCGCGCCGGACGGCCGTCTCCTCGCCTTGGATGTCGACCCCAACGCAGTCGAGCGCGTTCGGGCGCGCCTCGCGTCCTATGGGGAACGGGCAATCGTAGAACGGGCGAACTTCGCTGCCCTGCGCGAGCGCGCCGCGCACCACGGGTTGCTGCCCTTGCACGGCATCCTGCTCGACCTTGGGGTCTCCTCCCTGCAGCTTGCGGACCCCGCAATGGGACTGTCGTTCCAACGCGATGACCCGCTCGACATGCGGCTTGACCCGACGCTCGAGACAACGGCGGCCGACCTCGTCAACGGGTTGGGGGAGCGTGAACTCGCCGACCTCCTTTGGCGCTACGGCGAAGAGCCCGCCTCGCGCCGTATCGCCCGCGCGATCGTCCGGCACCGTCCGATTGCAACGACCGGGCAGCTGGCGGCAGTGGTTGCGCAGGCAGCAGGCCGGCCCCGGGGGCGCATTCACCCGGCGACGCGGGTGTTCCAAGCACTGCGGATCGCCGTCAACGACGAGCTCGGCATGCTCGAACGCGCGCTTGAGGCAGCGATCGAGGCGCTCGCGCCGTCGGGACGGCTTGTTGTCATCAGCTTTCACTCCCTTGAAGATCGGCTAGTGAAGTGCCGGTTTGCTGAAGAAGCGAAGGGCTGTCGCTGCCCGCCCCGCACTCCGCAGTGTCTGTGCCGTCAGCAGCCGCGCCTGCGCCTTCTCACCCGGCGACCGGTGACGCCGAGCGCGACGGAAGTCGCGCACAATCCCCGTGCTAGAAGCGCGAAGCTGCGTGCCGTGGAGCGCTTGGAGGCGGCATGA
- the panB gene encoding 3-methyl-2-oxobutanoate hydroxymethyltransferase, which yields MQRLTIHDLRAMKARGEPIAMLTAYDYPTAKLLDEAGVPALLVGDSLGMAVLGYDSTLPVTLEDVIYHLRAVVRGARRALIIGDMPFMTYQADPGEAMKNAGRLLAEGGAGAVKVEGGRWIAPTVARLVQAGIPVMGHLGLTPQSVHQLGGYKVQGKSDDDAARILADAQALQEAGAFAIVLEYVPADLARAVTAALDIPTIGIGAGPFCDGQVQVITDLLGLEPEHPRRHAKVYAPVGELIRDAARRYVDEVQRRLFPTDRESFGLAPREAAAR from the coding sequence ATGCAGCGGCTGACGATCCATGACTTGCGCGCGATGAAAGCCCGGGGCGAGCCGATCGCCATGCTGACTGCGTACGACTACCCCACCGCCAAGCTGCTCGACGAGGCGGGCGTGCCGGCGCTGCTGGTGGGCGACAGCCTGGGGATGGCTGTCCTCGGCTACGACTCGACGCTGCCGGTCACTTTGGAGGATGTGATCTACCATCTGCGGGCAGTGGTCCGCGGCGCGAGACGGGCGCTTATCATCGGCGACATGCCGTTCATGACCTATCAGGCTGACCCGGGCGAGGCGATGAAGAACGCGGGGCGGCTGCTCGCCGAGGGCGGCGCCGGCGCGGTCAAGGTGGAGGGCGGCCGGTGGATTGCGCCCACCGTTGCCCGCCTCGTCCAAGCTGGCATCCCGGTGATGGGCCATCTCGGGCTTACCCCGCAATCGGTGCATCAGCTGGGCGGCTATAAGGTGCAAGGCAAAAGCGATGATGACGCGGCGCGCATTCTGGCGGATGCGCAGGCCCTGCAGGAGGCGGGCGCGTTCGCGATTGTCCTCGAGTATGTTCCGGCAGACCTCGCGCGGGCGGTCACTGCCGCCTTGGACATTCCAACGATCGGCATTGGCGCGGGGCCGTTTTGTGACGGCCAAGTCCAAGTGATTACCGACTTGCTCGGTCTCGAGCCGGAGCACCCCCGCCGTCATGCCAAGGTGTATGCGCCGGTAGGAGAACTGATCCGCGATGCCGCCCGACGCTATGTCGACGAGGTGCAGCGCCGGCTCTTCCCGACCGACCGGGAAAGCTTCGGGCTCGCCCCGCGCGAGGCGGCGGCGCGATGA
- a CDS encoding DUF2520 domain-containing protein → MDRRRPRRRQWPTVAFVGAGRTAHALAHALAAAGVPIVSVSSRSTSSAEALARQLAGCAAGPPTQAELVLLTVPDDALDAVAAQIAWRPGQFVVHCAGAFGRDILAPATRAGAIAGVWHPLQSLARPGVSLRGARFAIDAPPPLESRLIALTEAVGGVPLAIPSEGRALYHLGATIVSNYAVALVALAADLWTVLGIRRSEAVAALAPLLAGTAANLAEMGVPAALTGPVARGDLATVERHLAALERHRPDLLTLYRRLGLAALELAIERGLADDRAAALKARLEDDTLATTAVGRGG, encoded by the coding sequence TTGGATCGGCGACGACCGAGACGGCGACAATGGCCGACCGTCGCTTTTGTCGGCGCAGGCCGCACTGCTCACGCCCTCGCCCATGCGCTTGCGGCGGCTGGAGTGCCTATCGTCTCGGTCTCCAGCCGCTCGACCTCCTCCGCAGAAGCGCTCGCTCGCCAGCTGGCCGGGTGTGCTGCTGGGCCGCCCACCCAAGCGGAGCTGGTGCTGCTGACTGTCCCCGACGATGCTCTCGACGCTGTTGCGGCGCAGATCGCGTGGCGGCCGGGGCAGTTCGTTGTCCACTGCGCGGGTGCCTTCGGGCGCGATATTCTCGCTCCCGCGACCCGCGCCGGCGCGATTGCCGGGGTCTGGCATCCCCTCCAGAGCCTGGCGCGGCCTGGGGTCTCCCTCCGCGGCGCGCGGTTTGCGATCGATGCCCCGCCTCCGCTCGAAAGCCGGCTGATCGCGCTGACGGAAGCGGTGGGCGGCGTGCCGCTCGCCATTCCCTCGGAGGGGCGAGCGCTCTATCACCTTGGCGCCACGATCGTCTCGAATTACGCGGTAGCGTTGGTTGCGCTTGCGGCCGACCTGTGGACGGTCCTCGGCATCAGACGGTCAGAGGCAGTTGCTGCCTTGGCGCCGCTGCTTGCCGGTACGGCGGCCAACCTCGCGGAGATGGGCGTGCCGGCCGCCCTGACCGGTCCGGTCGCCCGCGGCGACCTTGCGACGGTTGAGCGTCACCTTGCGGCCTTGGAGCGCCACCGCCCGGATCTGCTCACGCTGTACCGCCGGCTCGGCCTTGCCGCGCTCGAGTTGGCGATCGAGCGCGGTCTTGCAGACGATCGGGCGGCAGCACTCAAAGCGCGCCTCGAGGACGACACGCTCGCGACTACCGCGGTCGGAAGAGGAGGGTGA
- the panC gene encoding pantoate--beta-alanine ligase yields MIVARSCADLAAALADAARPIGVVPTMGALHEGHLTLARRARAENATVVVTIFVNPTQFLPHEDFDRYPRPIERDLALCASVGVDIAFTPPVEEMYPPGFATTVLVEGPSRRWEGEYRPGHFRGVATVVTRLLNLSRADRAYFGEKDYQQLQVVRRLVADLALPVEIVACETVRDADGLALSSRNSYLAPEERHRALALSRALFEAAALAAAGEREVAVIERRMREVAEGAGLVVDYLVIVDPDTLEPLATLDRPARALGAVRLGAVRLIDNLPIVPAPGLRQA; encoded by the coding sequence ATGATCGTTGCGCGAAGCTGCGCCGACCTGGCTGCCGCTCTCGCGGACGCGGCGCGGCCGATCGGCGTCGTCCCTACGATGGGTGCGCTGCACGAGGGACATCTCACCCTTGCCCGCCGCGCTCGGGCGGAGAACGCGACGGTCGTGGTGACGATCTTTGTCAACCCAACCCAATTCCTCCCCCATGAAGATTTCGACCGCTATCCGCGGCCGATCGAGCGCGACCTCGCGCTCTGCGCAAGCGTCGGGGTCGATATCGCCTTCACGCCTCCCGTCGAGGAGATGTATCCTCCGGGCTTCGCGACGACGGTGCTCGTCGAGGGGCCGAGCCGACGGTGGGAGGGAGAATACCGGCCGGGCCATTTCCGGGGGGTCGCGACAGTTGTCACGCGCCTGCTCAATCTGAGCCGTGCCGACCGCGCCTATTTTGGCGAAAAGGACTATCAGCAACTGCAGGTGGTGCGACGGCTTGTTGCTGACCTCGCCTTGCCCGTCGAGATTGTCGCGTGCGAAACCGTGCGCGATGCTGACGGGCTCGCGCTCTCCTCGCGCAACAGCTATCTTGCTCCGGAAGAGCGGCACCGCGCGCTTGCGCTCTCTCGTGCCTTGTTTGAAGCGGCTGCTCTGGCAGCGGCAGGCGAGCGTGAGGTGGCGGTGATCGAGCGGCGGATGCGTGAGGTGGCGGAGGGCGCGGGGCTTGTGGTGGACTATCTTGTTATCGTCGACCCCGACACCTTAGAGCCGCTCGCGACCCTCGACCGCCCGGCGCGCGCGCTTGGCGCGGTCCGGCTTGGCGCGGTCCGACTGATCGACAATCTGCCGATTGTGCCCGCCCCTGGGCTACGCCAAGCGTGA
- a CDS encoding metalloregulator ArsR/SmtB family transcription factor produces MAEHFGIDGRALRDNEQTRRLADIFKALGDPTRIALLHLLSRGELNVSQLARAVGAEESISAISHHLRVLRAANLVRDRREGKQVYYRIADHHIVGRLNELLVRTHVVKELPR; encoded by the coding sequence GTGGCGGAGCACTTTGGGATCGACGGGCGCGCGCTGCGCGACAACGAGCAGACCCGCCGTCTCGCTGACATCTTCAAGGCGCTCGGTGACCCGACGCGGATCGCGCTTCTCCATCTGCTTTCTCGAGGGGAGCTGAACGTGAGCCAGCTAGCGCGGGCGGTCGGCGCGGAGGAGTCGATCTCGGCCATCTCGCATCATCTCCGCGTCTTGCGAGCGGCCAATCTCGTTCGGGACCGTCGAGAGGGGAAGCAGGTCTATTACCGCATCGCCGACCATCATATCGTCGGCCGCCTCAACGAACTGCTCGTCCGCACGCATGTCGTCAAGGAGCTGCCCCGCTAG
- the ftsW gene encoding putative lipid II flippase FtsW, translated as MTRQRADYLLLGVVAILVMVGLQALYSASFALAMAEYNDPTYFIARQLIFAVPGAILMVVCWRIPFTFWRRLAFPIALSGIAALLLVLIPGVGVNVYGAQRWIQVGPLPAVQPSEFVKLALILYLAAWLADHPERIKRLGSGFIPFGLIVGAMVVPILLQPDLGTTVVIVATAIVLFYLAGAPSTFMIAIFGGIAALTPLLLAASYRSSRLEAFLDPWKDPLGNGFHIIQSLIAIGSGGLTGLGFGSSRQKFFYVFGSHSDAIFAIIAEELGFIGTVVVISLFVLFGIRGFRTAARCPDRFGALLAAGITTWLCLQAFINIGGITRTIPFTGIPLPFISYGGSALMATFCAVGILLNISRTASPPEPEEAAALPMPDAPPPPRVAGRPRHPAVER; from the coding sequence ATGACCCGCCAGCGCGCCGATTACCTGCTGCTCGGCGTCGTTGCAATCTTAGTGATGGTCGGCCTGCAGGCGCTGTACTCGGCCTCCTTCGCTCTCGCGATGGCAGAGTACAACGACCCTACCTACTTCATCGCGCGCCAGCTGATCTTCGCAGTGCCGGGGGCGATCTTGATGGTGGTCTGCTGGCGCATTCCATTCACCTTCTGGAGACGGCTGGCGTTCCCGATCGCCTTGAGCGGCATCGCGGCGCTCCTCCTCGTCTTGATCCCGGGCGTGGGAGTGAATGTCTACGGCGCCCAACGCTGGATCCAGGTCGGACCGCTTCCCGCGGTGCAGCCGAGCGAGTTTGTCAAGCTGGCGCTGATCCTCTATCTCGCGGCCTGGCTGGCCGACCACCCTGAGCGGATCAAGCGCCTCGGCAGCGGCTTCATCCCCTTCGGCCTGATCGTCGGAGCGATGGTCGTCCCAATCCTGCTGCAGCCGGACCTCGGCACGACCGTCGTCATCGTGGCAACCGCGATTGTCCTGTTCTATCTCGCCGGCGCTCCGTCTACCTTCATGATCGCCATCTTCGGCGGGATCGCGGCCCTCACGCCGCTCCTGCTCGCCGCAAGCTACCGTAGCAGCCGCCTCGAAGCGTTCCTCGACCCCTGGAAAGACCCCCTTGGAAACGGCTTCCATATCATCCAGTCGCTGATCGCGATCGGCAGCGGCGGGCTGACCGGGCTCGGCTTCGGTTCGAGCCGGCAGAAATTTTTCTATGTCTTCGGTTCGCACTCGGACGCGATCTTCGCGATCATCGCTGAGGAACTCGGCTTCATCGGAACCGTCGTCGTGATCTCGCTCTTCGTCCTCTTCGGCATCCGCGGCTTCCGGACCGCCGCCCGCTGTCCCGACCGGTTTGGCGCCCTGCTTGCAGCCGGCATTACGACATGGCTCTGTCTGCAGGCCTTCATTAATATCGGCGGGATCACCCGCACCATTCCATTCACGGGGATCCCGCTGCCGTTTATCTCCTACGGCGGGTCAGCGCTGATGGCGACATTCTGCGCGGTCGGCATCCTTCTTAACATCTCGCGGACAGCGTCGCCACCCGAACCAGAAGAAGCGGCCGCGCTGCCGATGCCCGACGCGCCTCCCCCTCCCCGCGTGGCCGGACGCCCGCGCCATCCTGCTGTCGAGCGGTAG
- a CDS encoding penicillin-binding protein 2: MNGLSLGRLMTVGGVFAVLTLILTARIGYLQLVEHERYRAMANAEHWGVMKLEPHRGAIRDRHGNLLAASVTNWRVLADPSKVKPEQIGRIANTLAPLVNQSADKLVAALTAPPLPADPADRQDQTRKLPPRKVVLAEGVPYSTGPKIEALGFSGIELERQSVRVYPEGNLAAQVIGIVGRDQRGLAGVEADYNRFLAGETGRVLYERDTTGAEIPLGMRGMTQAIDGSDVVLTLDRYIQRLIEQEADAAMARHKAEGVTIIVMNPQTGEILAMTTRPSFDLTKPNLNDPKIHELIRNRAITDMYEPGSVFKIITMAMALEEKLVTPTTTYVDRGWVRKWDRDIVNWDGAANGTTTMTRLLVKSANVGAVWLSDLLGSERFYRYVYDFGFGRPTNIDLSGEASGQARTQKDPGWSPFDLATNSFGQGINVTPIQLITAVSAIANGGKLMQPHVVKQIVGPSGTRTFEPVVVRRVISEETSKTLRTMMVDVVNEGTTRAVIPGYRLAGKTGTTQVVTGRAYSDDQTIASFVVFPAENPPFVVLTRVDRPKDSQWGGQVAAPMARTIVERLLAYYRIPPDDPKLGGLG; this comes from the coding sequence ATGAACGGGCTCTCTCTCGGGCGCCTCATGACGGTCGGCGGGGTGTTCGCGGTCCTCACCCTTATTTTGACAGCGCGGATCGGGTACCTCCAGTTGGTCGAGCACGAGCGCTACCGCGCCATGGCCAATGCCGAGCACTGGGGCGTGATGAAGCTCGAGCCGCATCGCGGCGCGATCCGCGACCGCCACGGCAACCTTCTTGCCGCTAGCGTGACGAATTGGCGTGTGCTCGCCGACCCATCGAAGGTAAAGCCGGAGCAGATCGGCCGGATCGCCAATACGCTTGCGCCGCTGGTCAACCAGTCTGCCGACAAGCTGGTTGCCGCCCTCACTGCCCCGCCGCTCCCTGCCGACCCCGCAGACCGGCAGGATCAGACTAGGAAGCTTCCTCCCCGGAAAGTCGTGCTCGCCGAGGGGGTCCCGTATTCAACCGGGCCGAAGATCGAGGCGCTCGGCTTCAGCGGGATCGAACTCGAGCGGCAGAGCGTTCGCGTCTACCCTGAGGGGAACCTTGCGGCACAGGTGATCGGGATTGTCGGGCGCGACCAGCGCGGGCTTGCCGGCGTCGAAGCCGACTATAACCGCTTTCTCGCCGGCGAAACCGGCCGCGTGCTCTACGAGCGAGATACGACCGGCGCCGAAATTCCGCTCGGCATGCGCGGCATGACGCAGGCGATCGACGGGTCCGACGTCGTTCTCACCCTCGACCGGTACATCCAGCGGCTGATTGAGCAGGAGGCAGACGCGGCAATGGCGCGGCACAAAGCCGAGGGGGTGACAATCATCGTCATGAACCCGCAAACAGGGGAAATCCTGGCGATGACGACGCGGCCGAGCTTCGACCTGACGAAACCGAACCTAAACGACCCCAAAATCCACGAACTCATCCGCAACCGGGCGATTACCGACATGTACGAGCCCGGTTCCGTGTTCAAAATCATCACCATGGCGATGGCGCTCGAGGAGAAGCTGGTCACCCCGACCACGACCTATGTCGATCGCGGATGGGTTCGCAAGTGGGACCGCGATATCGTCAACTGGGATGGCGCCGCGAACGGCACCACGACGATGACGCGGCTGCTGGTGAAAAGCGCCAATGTCGGCGCGGTGTGGCTTTCTGACCTGCTGGGGAGCGAGCGGTTCTACCGCTACGTCTATGACTTCGGGTTCGGCCGCCCGACCAACATCGACCTCAGCGGCGAGGCGTCCGGCCAGGCGCGGACGCAGAAAGACCCCGGTTGGTCGCCGTTCGACCTCGCGACAAACAGCTTCGGTCAGGGGATTAATGTCACGCCGATCCAGTTGATTACGGCGGTCAGCGCTATCGCGAATGGGGGGAAGCTGATGCAGCCCCACGTCGTGAAGCAGATCGTCGGCCCGAGCGGCACCCGGACCTTTGAGCCGGTCGTCGTGCGGCGGGTGATCTCAGAGGAGACATCCAAAACCCTCCGGACGATGATGGTCGACGTTGTCAACGAAGGCACCACCCGCGCGGTCATCCCCGGTTACCGGCTGGCCGGAAAGACCGGCACGACGCAGGTCGTCACCGGGCGCGCCTATTCCGATGACCAGACGATTGCCAGCTTTGTCGTCTTTCCAGCAGAGAACCCGCCGTTCGTCGTTCTCACCCGCGTCGACCGGCCGAAGGACAGCCAGTGGGGCGGGCAAGTGGCGGCCCCGATGGCGAGGACGATCGTCGAGCGGCTCCTCGCCTATTATCGGATCCCGCCGGACGACCCCAAGCTCGGAGGGCTCGGATGA